The genomic DNA ATAAGGGACAGTCGACCTCGCCGCAGCTGCAGCAGCGAGCTGCCGACACCCAGGGGAACGCACGCGATTACTTTCTGGAAGCGGCTGTCGACAAACGAAACCCCTATGTTAACGAACAAGTGACATTGACGCTGCGTTTCTATATTGGCGTCCAATACTACAGCAGTCCCGAACTCGATGAACCGACCACCACCGGGTTCTGGACCGAACTGCTCGGCAACAGCACACCGTATTTTCAGAAGATTAACGGTCGCAACTATCGGGTGATCGAACGCAAGTACGCGCTGTTTCCTACTCAGACGGGCGAATTGACCATTGGTCGCGCCACCATTTCGACCACCGTGGCGGCGCGCGCACAGCGTCGCGACCCCTTCGACATGTTCGGCGACCTCTTTCCTCAGGGAATGAAAGTCAGCACCCATTCGGAGTCGATCTCCATCAATGTACGTCAGTTGCCCCAGGCCGGCCGGCCAGCCGATTTCACCGGGACAGTTGGCCGATTCGCCATCACTGCCGATGCCGACAAGACCGAAGTCGAGGTGAATCAGCCGGTGACTGTCAAGGTGCGGATCAGCGGATCGGGCAATGTCAAGTCGGTCGGCGAGCCGGTCATCCCTGATTTGGTCGACTTCCGGGTCTATCGCGCCTCAAGTAGCGAAAACGTGGCCAAGGACAGCGACCGTATGGGAGGCACCAAGCTGTTTGAAGAGGTATTCATTCCCAAGCGGCCCGGCCTCCTTGAGATTCCCGCCCTTACGTTCAATTACTTCGATCCGTCCAAGGGGAAATACGAGACCGCCACGACCCGGGCCATGAACATCACCGTAAAGAAACCGGAAGGATATGTGGGCTCGCCCGATGTGCCGTACGCCAGTACCGGATTGACCGTGGGAAATGAAGCGCAGGATATTCGCTATATCAAAGATTCGCCCGGCGACCTTCGCCGACCAGGGCGGATAATCCTCTTGACTCCGCTTTATATGGCGGTCAACGGCGTGCCAGTACTGATCCTGGGCGGATTGATCTACGCGCGCAAACGCCGTGAACGACTGGCTACTGATATCCGCTATGCCCGTTCGCGCAGCGCGTCGCGCCTCGCTCGGAAGCGATTGGCCAAAGCACGGTCGCTTGCCAAACTCGACTCCGCCGGCGAATTCTACGGCGAGCTCAGCCTGGCTGTGACCTCGTTCATTGCCGACAAACTGAATATCTCGCCGCATGGCCTCACTTCGGCTCGCATCACAGAACTGCTGAAAGAGAAAGGGGCAGGGGAAAAGTTGATTGCCGATGCCTCCGGCTTCCTGCAGACATGCGATTTCGCGCGGTTTGCACCGGCCTCACTGACCGAAACCGATCTGACCAAAGCCTTGGAGAGCGCCGAGCAGGTCATGATGCAGATGGAGGGGCTCAAATATGCGTAGGTGCCTGCTCATCTGCTCAGTGTTGTTTCTTTCGTTCCTCAGCGCGACATTGGTCGCCGCATCTCTCGACGACGATTTCCGGCTTGGCAACAACGCCTATGAGAATAAGTTATACGACGATGCCATCGCGTCCTACTCTCGTGTTCTCGCCGGTGGGCTTGAGTCCTCAAACCTGTATTTCAATCTCGGCAACGCCTATTTCAAGAAAGGGGATCTCGGGCACGCCATCGTCAATTACCTCAAGGCATCGCGTCTTAGCCCCGGTGACGAAGACATCAAGAGTAACCTGGCGTTTGCGCGCAAGTTCACGAGCGTGCAGATGGAAGGTGTCCAACTGAATCCGGTGCGCGGTCTGCTCACATCGATCGTCGATCGATTCCGGCTCTCCACGCTGGCCTGGTTGTCGTCGCTGTTATTCTTGTCGTTCATCTCCCTGCTCATCATCCGATTCGGGATCGGTATTATCGATGATCGGATTCGACCATTGGCGATAGTCGCTCTGTCATTGTTTGTTCTCGCCTCGGCACTGACCACCTTCAAATATCGGTCCGAATTCCAGACCCGGCATGCTGTCATCGTCGCGCAGGAATGTCCGGTCCGTACCGGACCAACCGACCAGTCCGACCTTGAGCTCCAGGGTGCACCGGGTCTGGTGGTTGAGATTGTCTCGGAATCGAACGACTATTACAACGTTGTGTTTGAGAACATGCGCCGCGGCTGGATTAAGAAGAGTCTGGTTGCGGAAGTCTGACCGGTTATGGTCGGTTCCAGCCATGTTATTTGATTGACACACTTTGAGATGAGTCCTATCTTGCCGGCCAAGCTTCGGTCGGAGTGCGTCTTTTCGTGCTGAGATTACTGAAAAAGAAACAGTTCTGGGGCGCCCTGATTGGACTCTTCCTGCTGGCCTATTGCCTGAAGGACATCAAACCGGGCGAGATCCGCGAACTCTCCGCACGCGTCCAATACGACTACCTGCTACTCGCCATCGGCATGGCGTTTTCGTACATCGTCCTCCGGGCTTTCCGGTGGCGACTCATGGTCGAACGACAGGCTCCTATCATCCTACCGCGCGCGGTGGCTCTCTATTCAGCCGCTCAGGTCGTGAACATGATCATGCCGATGCTGACCGGTCAGGTAGGTCGGCTCATGTTATTCGCCCGAAAACTCGGCGTCCGCAAGACATTCGTTTTTTCCACTATGGTGCTCGAAGTTCTTTTCGATGCCGTCAGCCTGATCATTTTCATGTTCTTCACCTCGGCGGCGTTCGTCTTCCCAAGCGAATACCGAGCGGTAAGTTTCGTAGTCGCAGGCATCACGGTGATAGTCTTGGCCGGTTTCTATCTCATTTTGCATTACCAGCGGCCGCTGGAAGAGTGCGGCCGTCGCTGGATGGCTGGGCGCTGGCCGGGCGTCTATATCACCGTAAAGAAATTCATGCGCTCCTTCACCAAAGGGATCGAGTTGCTTCGCTCCAGCCAGCATCTGGCCGGCTCCATCCTGTATTCGCTTGCCTCCTGGATCTGCCACATGTTCGTCATATATGCCCTGTTCAAAGCATTTGGGCTCGAACTCCCCATCGCTGCCGCTGCTGCCGTGATGATCATCAATACGATCGTCCTGATGGTTCCCATCACGCCCGGCAACGCCGGTACGTTCGAGGTGGCCGTCAGTGCCTCCTTGGGGGCCTTTTCACAGGGGCGAACCGACGCCGTCCTGTTTGCCCTCGCTCTGCACCTGCTTGACCTCCTGCCCGTCATCCTGCTCGGCATTGCATTCTTTCACTTCGAGAAAGTCTCCCTGAAAGAGATCAAACGAGGTCACGAGGATGAGATGATTTTCCAACGCATCGCCGAGGACGGCACTTTCATCGAAGAAGAGCGACCGTAAACTGCCCCATCATAGGTTCACTCATCTAAAAGAGGATATGCACCCGGTTTGTCTATCCGCCGTAACGTCAAGCTATTCATGGACTAACGTGCCCAAGATAACCGGGCCGGGTACAACAATCAATCCATACTATTTAGGTAGTCTTATTTTGGACCGCCTTCATTTTTTTCGCTAAGAATCCCCTACGGATCAAAACTTTTGTCGTGTTTTATCGTTAAAGGCCTTGACGTCGCCGCATGAGGCGATATGTTAAATACCAACCGGTAGGTATCTTCAACATACCACCCGGTAGGTTTGAAGAGGTTGAATATGAGTAACGCACTTAAGATCAAACAGAGCCCGAAACTTCCGGCCGAATTGCGACGTGAACAACTTCTCAAATCGGCCCACGAGTTGTTCGTGAAGCAGGGCTACCGCGGCACTTCCACGGAGGACATTGCCCGAAACGCGGGACTCACGAAGGGAGCCCTCTACTTTCATTATAAGAGCAAGGAAGAGATACTCCTGGCGCTCATCAAACACATTACCGAGGGGTATCGTGCTGAACTGGACCGGGTGTTGCCGCGACCAGCCAGACCACAGGATATCATACATGCTGTGCTGCAAAACAAAAAATGTACCCAGATTCGCGAGTTCAGCGGCATTATGGATATCTGGGTTCAAGCCATCCGTATACCGCGGGTACACCGGTTTATCACTGAAACGCACCGTCGGATGGTCACTTACTTCTGCGACCTCATCGATCCGTCGCTGGGGTACACGCGGCAGGAACTCCGGCGACTCACGGTGCTGGTATTAGCGATCGCCGATGGGCTGGCGGTCCATCGCGTACTGCACCCGGGAACCATCCAGATTCCTCAACAGATTGCACTTTTCGAATCGCTCCTGGCAAGTCATGCCCGGGCGAAGAACGGCGGCCGGGCAGCCTACACCCACAGAACAGCTTCACGAACAAGAAGGACGAGATGACAATGATTTCCATGAACAGACTGTTCCCTGTGTTTTGTTTTTTGACGGTTTGTGCTGCCGGCGTCTCTTCGACAGCCGAGACCGTCCCGCTTACTGTGGCCGATGCCCGTACCCGCGCCATCACCTTCAACAGACAATTCCTGTCGGCAAAAGAAGATGTCAAAAAGGCAGGTGCGCAGATAACGCAGGCACGCGCCGGGTTGTTTCCTGATATCAGCGCTGAAGGCAGCTACACGCGCAACTTCTTAGTGCCAACCTTTTATATCTTCTCGGATTCCGGCACACTTGCATTCAAGACCGGCTCAGACAACAATTTTGGCGCCGGTATCAGCGTCAGCCAGCCGATCTGGGAGGGAGGCAAAGTCCTGAACGCATGGGCCATTTCAAAACTCTACCACAAGTACACGCAAGCCGGCCTGGAGCAGACCGAGGCATCGGTCCTCTACACCGCTGAACTGCTGTTCTTCAACACCATTCTCCAACGTGCCAATCTGGAGGTCTTGCAGAAAGCGTTCGAAGCCAACAGCCACAATCTCGATGTTGTTGAGAAATTCTATGCGAAAGGTATGGCCTCCGAATTTGAACTGCTCCGTGCCCGTGTGGAGAAGGCCAATCTTATGCCCGGAATTCTGGCCGCTGAGTCGGATGTCACCCTGGCGGAGAAGCGCCTGAAATCGTTCCTGGGACTCAACCTGTCGGACAGCATTGTCATCATTGAAGAAGCGGGGGATACCTCGCTGGTCGAGCTCCCGCCCCTCGACCGTCTGCTCGATACCGCTCTCGCTCATCGACCGGAGGTGCAGCGCTCGCATTACCTCACGCAAATGACTAAGCGGGCGATTCGAGTGGCCCAGGGGGATTACCAGCCGACCCTTGACGCCAACGCTCATTATGGCTGGCAGGCGCAGTCAAATGATTTTCAATTCGATAACCAAACCCGCTCTCTTACCGCCGGTCTCACGTTGTCGATTCCGCTGTTCCAGGGAGGAAAAACCAGGGGGGAAGTGGCCTATCGCAGGGCAGACTACAACCAGGCACTGCTGGCAGACCAGCAAATGAAGGACGACGTCCGCCTCGAGGTCGAGCAGGCGTACGACCTGTTGATGCAGGCAAAAAAATCTCTCGATGTTCAGAAAGAGACGATCGCGCAGGCCGAGGAAGGCCTGCGCATTGCCAATCTTCGCTATTCTTCCGGCGTCGGCACTCAGCTCGACGTCCTCTCCGCGCAGGCGTCACTCACCGATGCCCGTCGCGCCCATGCCCTGGCGCTCAATTTCTTCCGCCAGGCCAGAGCCGGTCTCAAGAAAGCAACGACAATTGATTTGGATATGAAGTGACCATGAAAACGCCAATACTCACACTCGCCGTGCTGACAGGACTGGCTCTGACCTCCTGCAGCCGTAACGAACAGTTGACCACGCTTGAGCGAACCGTCGCCGTGCGCGCTGAGGTAGTCCGGATTTCCACCGAAGACATGGTGAAGACGTTCACCGGCTCAATCGAGGGAGAACGTCAGGCTGTGTTGTACGCCAAGCTGGCCGAAGCTGTCGATAAAGTACACGTCCGCGAAGGGCAGACTGTGCAGACAGATCAGGTTATCATCTCTCTGGACAAACTCGGACCAAGCTCTCGTTACAACGAGACCATATCGCTGTATCAGAATGCCGAAAAGAACTTCGCCAAGATGGAATATCTTTTCAAGGAAGGGGCGATCTCCGAATCCGAATTTGATCAGGCCAAGACCGGCTACGAGGTGGCCAGAGCCAATTTCGACGCCGTCAAACGGCTGGTGGACATCACGTCCCCAATTGAGGGTACCGTGACGTCCATCCCGGTATCACCCGGCGATTTCGTTCAGGTCGGGCAGAAAGTCGCCACGGTTGCCACCATTCGCAACCTGCGCATCAAGTTCGGTGTCAACGCCGATGATATCCGGTTCATCTCCGTCGGAGCCGATGTCACTGTCATTTCAGATGCTCTCTCACAGACCGGGCACGGCAAAGTAGTGTCGGTGGCCGAGTCGGCCGACCCGTTCAGCCGCGCCTTCCAGGTCGAAGCGCTCATCGATAACCAGGAACGCCTCTTCAAGCCCGGCATGTTTGTGAAGGTCAATATCGTGCAGAAACGACTCGAACATGTGATCGCTATACCGCGAGTTGCGGTCGTAACTCTGGACGATCGCACCGTCGCGTTCACGGTCCAGAATGGTACGGCCAGGCGTCAGGATGTCGTCCTTGGCGAGGATCTGGATGGCCGGGTGGTTGTCACGTCCGGCCTTACTGCCGGTGACACGCTCGTCACACTGGGTCAGACGTATCTTGAAGACGGTTTCAAAGTGACAGTGGCGGCGGCTGGAGACGAAGGCAAATGACACTGTCAGAAGTTGCTATCAAGCGTCCGGTCTTCACCACCATGATGATGCTTGCACTCGTGGTGCTTGGATACACGGCGCTGACATCTCTTGCCGTCGAGGAGATGCCGAAAGTTGACTTTCCCTACGTAACTGTCCAAACAGTCTATCCCGGTGCTGCGGCTGAGACGATCGAGACCGAGGTCTCCAAGCGGATCGAAGATGCCGTCAACCAGATCTCCGGCGTCCGCAACATCACCTCGCGCTCGCAGGAGGGGTACTCGCTGGTCTTTA from Candidatus Zixiibacteriota bacterium includes the following:
- a CDS encoding tetratricopeptide repeat protein yields the protein MRRCLLICSVLFLSFLSATLVAASLDDDFRLGNNAYENKLYDDAIASYSRVLAGGLESSNLYFNLGNAYFKKGDLGHAIVNYLKASRLSPGDEDIKSNLAFARKFTSVQMEGVQLNPVRGLLTSIVDRFRLSTLAWLSSLLFLSFISLLIIRFGIGIIDDRIRPLAIVALSLFVLASALTTFKYRSEFQTRHAVIVAQECPVRTGPTDQSDLELQGAPGLVVEIVSESNDYYNVVFENMRRGWIKKSLVAEV
- a CDS encoding lysylphosphatidylglycerol synthase transmembrane domain-containing protein; translated protein: MLRLLKKKQFWGALIGLFLLAYCLKDIKPGEIRELSARVQYDYLLLAIGMAFSYIVLRAFRWRLMVERQAPIILPRAVALYSAAQVVNMIMPMLTGQVGRLMLFARKLGVRKTFVFSTMVLEVLFDAVSLIIFMFFTSAAFVFPSEYRAVSFVVAGITVIVLAGFYLILHYQRPLEECGRRWMAGRWPGVYITVKKFMRSFTKGIELLRSSQHLAGSILYSLASWICHMFVIYALFKAFGLELPIAAAAAVMIINTIVLMVPITPGNAGTFEVAVSASLGAFSQGRTDAVLFALALHLLDLLPVILLGIAFFHFEKVSLKEIKRGHEDEMIFQRIAEDGTFIEEERP
- a CDS encoding efflux RND transporter periplasmic adaptor subunit, which produces MKTPILTLAVLTGLALTSCSRNEQLTTLERTVAVRAEVVRISTEDMVKTFTGSIEGERQAVLYAKLAEAVDKVHVREGQTVQTDQVIISLDKLGPSSRYNETISLYQNAEKNFAKMEYLFKEGAISESEFDQAKTGYEVARANFDAVKRLVDITSPIEGTVTSIPVSPGDFVQVGQKVATVATIRNLRIKFGVNADDIRFISVGADVTVISDALSQTGHGKVVSVAESADPFSRAFQVEALIDNQERLFKPGMFVKVNIVQKRLEHVIAIPRVAVVTLDDRTVAFTVQNGTARRQDVVLGEDLDGRVVVTSGLTAGDTLVTLGQTYLEDGFKVTVAAAGDEGK
- a CDS encoding TetR/AcrR family transcriptional regulator produces the protein MSNALKIKQSPKLPAELRREQLLKSAHELFVKQGYRGTSTEDIARNAGLTKGALYFHYKSKEEILLALIKHITEGYRAELDRVLPRPARPQDIIHAVLQNKKCTQIREFSGIMDIWVQAIRIPRVHRFITETHRRMVTYFCDLIDPSLGYTRQELRRLTVLVLAIADGLAVHRVLHPGTIQIPQQIALFESLLASHARAKNGGRAAYTHRTASRTRRTR
- a CDS encoding TolC family protein, yielding MNRLFPVFCFLTVCAAGVSSTAETVPLTVADARTRAITFNRQFLSAKEDVKKAGAQITQARAGLFPDISAEGSYTRNFLVPTFYIFSDSGTLAFKTGSDNNFGAGISVSQPIWEGGKVLNAWAISKLYHKYTQAGLEQTEASVLYTAELLFFNTILQRANLEVLQKAFEANSHNLDVVEKFYAKGMASEFELLRARVEKANLMPGILAAESDVTLAEKRLKSFLGLNLSDSIVIIEEAGDTSLVELPPLDRLLDTALAHRPEVQRSHYLTQMTKRAIRVAQGDYQPTLDANAHYGWQAQSNDFQFDNQTRSLTAGLTLSIPLFQGGKTRGEVAYRRADYNQALLADQQMKDDVRLEVEQAYDLLMQAKKSLDVQKETIAQAEEGLRIANLRYSSGVGTQLDVLSAQASLTDARRAHALALNFFRQARAGLKKATTIDLDMK
- a CDS encoding BatD family protein, producing MITPAKTGNIKTVAVGVLFLLFAASAAVAADEIAVSVSLSPITIGLDEQASLQVTVTGSSQSLPEIQMPSLPAFEIYSQGHSSNISIVNGQVSSSVTTTFLIVPHKAGVYPIQGIAVVKDNKRYEGNAVTLTVLNKGQSTSPQLQQRAADTQGNARDYFLEAAVDKRNPYVNEQVTLTLRFYIGVQYYSSPELDEPTTTGFWTELLGNSTPYFQKINGRNYRVIERKYALFPTQTGELTIGRATISTTVAARAQRRDPFDMFGDLFPQGMKVSTHSESISINVRQLPQAGRPADFTGTVGRFAITADADKTEVEVNQPVTVKVRISGSGNVKSVGEPVIPDLVDFRVYRASSSENVAKDSDRMGGTKLFEEVFIPKRPGLLEIPALTFNYFDPSKGKYETATTRAMNITVKKPEGYVGSPDVPYASTGLTVGNEAQDIRYIKDSPGDLRRPGRIILLTPLYMAVNGVPVLILGGLIYARKRRERLATDIRYARSRSASRLARKRLAKARSLAKLDSAGEFYGELSLAVTSFIADKLNISPHGLTSARITELLKEKGAGEKLIADASGFLQTCDFARFAPASLTETDLTKALESAEQVMMQMEGLKYA